The Sinomicrobium kalidii region GACCGCTGGATATGGTCCGGCGATGCCTACCAGAGTTACCTGATGAACTATTACCTGTTCTTCGACAACCCGTCGGTAAAACGGACCCTCTTCGCCCTGCGGGGAAAAGACCCGGTAAACAGCCATATCAACACCATCATGGACTATTCCTTTTACTGGTTCCTGGGAGTGTATGACTATTATCGCTATTCCGGTGACAAGGCGTTTATCCGCCAGGTATACCCGAGGATGGTCAGCCTGATGGATTTTTGCCTCGAAAGGCGGAATGATAACAACATGATGGAAGGTCTGCCCGGCGACTGGGTGTTCATAGACTGGGCCGACGGACTGAGCAAGAAAGGCGAAGTGAGTTTTGAACAGTTATTGCTGGCGCGAAGCCTGGAAACCATGTCGTTGTGTGCTGGGATCATGGACGATGCCGATGCTTCTTCCCGCTACAAAAAACTCGCTGCCGAATTAAAAGACGATATTTTCAGGGCATTCTGGTCCGAAGAAAAACAGGCCTTCCTGCACAATCGTGTCGATGGAAAAACGACAGACAAGATAACGCGCTACACCAATATGTTCGCCATTTTCTTCGGTTACCTGGACGAGCAGCAGGAACAGGGCGTAAAACAAAACGTACTGCTCAATGACGAAGTACAGCAGATCACCACGCCCTATATGCGTTTTTACGAACTCGAAGCCCTTTGCGAAATGGGCGAACAGGAATACGTACTGGACGAGATACGCGACTACTGGGGCGGCATGCTCGAACTCGGCGCCACTTCATTCTGGGAAAAATACGATCCGCAGGAGAAAGGCGCAGACCAGCTTGCCATGTACGGACGCCCTTTCGGAAAGAGCCTCTGCCATGCCTGGGGGGCAAGCCCGGTTTACCTGTTCGGAAAATATTACCTCGGCGTAAAACCCACTTCCCCGGGATATGCCACCTATGAAGTGAGGCCGGAGCTCGGCGGACTGAAATGGATGGAAGGAAAAGTCCCGGCCCCCGAAGGGGAAATAACGGTGTATTGCAGCCGGAATGAAATACGCGTAACCGGGGCCGGAGGTAAAGGAACACTGGTCTTTAAAAGCAGGAACGTCCCGGAATGCAGGGGAGCAAAACCCGTAAAAACGGGGGACCATATTTACCAGCTGACAATAGCCCCTGGAAAGACATACCGGGTAAAATACAAACACTTAAAGTAATGATATGATGAAGCCAATAGTTCTCTTGTACATCTTTCTTTATTTGCTTTTCCCCTTTCATGTCGATGCGCAACAGCAGAGCAGGGAAACAGAGATCCGCTACCTTTCGGGCAGGGGCTACGGGGCTACCGAAACCTGGGAATTCAAAATCTCCGGGGGAAGAAAAAGCGGGGAATGGGGAACCATTAATGTCCCTTCCGTCTGGGAGCAGGAAGGTTACGGAAAATACCAGTACGGGATTAAGTTCTACGGCAAGCCTCACCCCGAAGGCATTGCAGATGAGATAGGAGAATACAAATATGAATTCACCGTTCCCCGGGACTGGGAAAAGAAAAGGGTACGGATCGTTTTTGACGGTTCCATGACCGATACCGAAGTGAAGATCAACGGCCGTTCGGCGGGAGAGAAACACCAGGGCGCCTTTTACCGTTTTAAATACGATATTACCGACCTGCTGAAATACGGAAAGGAAAACCTGCTCGAAGTGACCGTAAGCAAGGAATCGGAGAACGGAAGCATAAACCTGGCCGAAAGAAGGGCCGATTACTGGAATTTCGGCGGTATTTTCCGTCCTGTCTTCCTCGAAGCACTTCCTTCCCGGCATATAGACCGTACGGCGATAAAGGCTGAAGCTGACGGAAGTTTTTCTGCTGATGTATTTCTGGGTAACGGAACTTCGGAACTCAAGGTCAGGGCAGTCATCATCGATGCCGAAGAAGAAAAGAAAGAGACCCTGGAAGAAGTGGTTTCCCCGGGAAGCGACCGGGTAAGGCTGTCCGGAACATTCAACGATATAAAACAGTGGACAGCCGAAACCCCGAATCTGTATCACATTGATTTTTTACTGTACGAAGGCAATACGCTTCTGCACAAGGTGTCCGACCGCTTTGGCTTCCGGACCATAGCGATCAAAAAAGGGGAGGGTATTTACGTCAACGGGCAGCGCGTACTGATGAAAGGAGTGAACCGTCACAGCTTCTGGCCGGAATCCGGGCGAACGCTCAACAGGGAACTGAACTATGCCGATGTAAAACTTATCAAAGAAATGAACATGAACGCCGTACGGCTGTCCCATTATCCCCCGGACCCGGAATTCCTCGATGCCTGTGACGAACTGGGGCTCTATGTAATGGACGAACTCGGCGGATGGCACGGACATTACGACGATGCCGTGGGAAAGAAACTGGTCCGGGAAATGGTGACCCGCGATCTCAATCATCCTTCCGTCATCTTCTGGTCCAACGGGAACGAAGGCGGCTGGAATACCAACCTCGACAACCAGTTTGAGATCTGGGACATACAGCACAGGCCCGTACTGCATCCGCAGCAGGAACTGAACGGGGTGGAAACCATGCACTACCGTTCCTATGGCGAAACACTCGAATATTTCCGGGGAGAAGAAATATTTATGCCCACGGAATTCCTGCACGGCCTGTACGACGGCGGTCACGGAGCCGGGTTGAACGATTACTGGGAAGTCATGCGAAAACACCCCCGGAGCGGCGGCGGTTACCTCTGGGTCTTTGCCGACGAAGGTATTGCCCGTACCGACCAGGACGGCCGGATAGACAACCAGGGAAATTTCGGTGCCGACGGTATCGTAGGGCCACATCACAAAAAAGAGGGGAGTTTTTATACCATAAAGGAAATATGGTCGCCTGTAGTAGTCACTAATAAAGAAAAGCTGCCCGCAGACTTCGATGGTATTTTCCAACTGGAAAACCGCTACGATTTTACCAATATCAACCGCTGTACCTTTGAATGGGAACTGGCGCGTTTCCCCGAACCGGAAGACCCGGAGAGCGGGCACAAAACCATCCGGAAAAAAACGGTTAAAGGCCCGGATATCGCTCCCCATACCTCCGGGGAGTTCCGTATCGACC contains the following coding sequences:
- a CDS encoding trehalase family glycosidase; translation: MTNKKTYILLILMILPIISQLPQAHARENHPGPTWIWYPGDYEIWLSNKMQARRTERGAFFPPLWRYYSPYALVTFNKEFSVPETDTVMIRAEGECKIQLDGKMYSGDPEKMTIPPGEHSITIKVYNQEKTPALFVEGQYLKSDPSWKVTFEDKEWIDESGRASGQSGTEWQQVGSWDFNTAETLPSGFRLATQPQYTVAVQEEGAGFIADFGKETFGYMRLHGLKGKGKVKLYYGESEEEARSAEACETLDEVGFNGKQPEVYTLKNSKAFRYVQVRTEGGIELDSVSMQYEYLPLEYRGEFQSSDDLLNKIWDVSAYTMHLTTREFFIDGIKRDRWIWSGDAYQSYLMNYYLFFDNPSVKRTLFALRGKDPVNSHINTIMDYSFYWFLGVYDYYRYSGDKAFIRQVYPRMVSLMDFCLERRNDNNMMEGLPGDWVFIDWADGLSKKGEVSFEQLLLARSLETMSLCAGIMDDADASSRYKKLAAELKDDIFRAFWSEEKQAFLHNRVDGKTTDKITRYTNMFAIFFGYLDEQQEQGVKQNVLLNDEVQQITTPYMRFYELEALCEMGEQEYVLDEIRDYWGGMLELGATSFWEKYDPQEKGADQLAMYGRPFGKSLCHAWGASPVYLFGKYYLGVKPTSPGYATYEVRPELGGLKWMEGKVPAPEGEITVYCSRNEIRVTGAGGKGTLVFKSRNVPECRGAKPVKTGDHIYQLTIAPGKTYRVKYKHLK
- a CDS encoding glycoside hydrolase family 2 TIM barrel-domain containing protein: MMKPIVLLYIFLYLLFPFHVDAQQQSRETEIRYLSGRGYGATETWEFKISGGRKSGEWGTINVPSVWEQEGYGKYQYGIKFYGKPHPEGIADEIGEYKYEFTVPRDWEKKRVRIVFDGSMTDTEVKINGRSAGEKHQGAFYRFKYDITDLLKYGKENLLEVTVSKESENGSINLAERRADYWNFGGIFRPVFLEALPSRHIDRTAIKAEADGSFSADVFLGNGTSELKVRAVIIDAEEEKKETLEEVVSPGSDRVRLSGTFNDIKQWTAETPNLYHIDFLLYEGNTLLHKVSDRFGFRTIAIKKGEGIYVNGQRVLMKGVNRHSFWPESGRTLNRELNYADVKLIKEMNMNAVRLSHYPPDPEFLDACDELGLYVMDELGGWHGHYDDAVGKKLVREMVTRDLNHPSVIFWSNGNEGGWNTNLDNQFEIWDIQHRPVLHPQQELNGVETMHYRSYGETLEYFRGEEIFMPTEFLHGLYDGGHGAGLNDYWEVMRKHPRSGGGYLWVFADEGIARTDQDGRIDNQGNFGADGIVGPHHKKEGSFYTIKEIWSPVVVTNKEKLPADFDGIFQLENRYDFTNINRCTFEWELARFPEPEDPESGHKTIRKKTVKGPDIAPHTSGEFRIDLPGDWKKADVLYLKALGPQGEELWTWAYTWKIEEPQPAEKTKGTVSLEETKDHYEVTASETRLQIDRKTGKLVQVMQSGKVIDIKNGPRFIAARRGDRTLDGTVDKKAKKGEDRIYKEIAYEEKLQRISAEEKDGEVIVRADYFGPLRKVIWTVKADGTVQLDYEYEYHGVVELVGVSFDYPEEKMKGIKWLGKGPYRVWQNRLRGTALDVWENEYNDPVPGESFIYPEFKGYFNQWQWAVFRTDQGKIRISNANPETYLGVYTPRDGRDALLYTLPQTGIAFFDVIPAVRNKVNATDLVGPSSQPQWIKGAKKHTVYMKFKAN